The bacterium DNA window CTTCAATATTGGAGTTGACTATTTGGGAAAATAGGTTTTCTGGAACGATAATGATATCTTCGACACCCAGTTTAAAATTGACGAAATTAAGTTTAGTTTTCAAACTATCCAACTTATTATTAAATTTTTTAGTGTTATCTACCTCTAAATAAAGCCAGCCAAGATTTATATGTCCTTCATCACCATTCTTTGTTAGAATTTTATTATCTGACGGCTCAGTTAGCTCGTTTATTCCAATTTCTTTTAATTTTCTTACCGTTGTTATCCATTTTGTCCCTTTCATTGTAAAAACCGGGAAGAAAAGAATGTTTAGATCGCTAAAGAATATCATTCCCTGCCAGCTTATATCTTTTTTAGAGAAACCAAAGCCTTTACAGACTATACAATGTCCGCAGTGCCCAGTTTTTCCTTCTTTGTTTGTAACTGTTATATTTGATAACTCTTCCTGAGGCACATTATCCTGACCGGCACAGGTTAACTCTA harbors:
- a CDS encoding RAMP superfamily CRISPR-associated protein, which produces MESIVKEHKIFALTMDPVYIGTGGFTIGRVDNTIVRDPITRVPKIPGSSLAGMWRYYTTLEILSKIKDIKPKREDIKNQQNGNTIKEKIDSWIENNNIKNVQKWDDSKWYFFRGNTLLELTCAGQDNVPQEELSNITVTNKEGKTGHCGHCIVCKGFGFSKKDISWQGMIFFSDLNILFFPVFTMKGTKWITTVRKLKEIGINELTEPSDNKILTKNGDEGHINLGWLYLEVDNTKKFNNKLDSLKTKLNFVNFKLGVEDIIIVPENLFSQIVNSNIE